The following are from one region of the Melaminivora suipulveris genome:
- a CDS encoding MBL fold metallo-hydrolase has translation MQRALDRRQFFLRSAALAGSAGLGLGWAAAAQAAEPAMRAQEAAPGCWYVQGLSELGSKDNQNFISNAGFIVTSDSVVVVDALGSPKLAERLLAEIAKVTPRKVSHVVLTHYHADHIYGLQVFEKAGAQIIAHEGAREYLFSDTARLRLQASRDELAPWIDDKTRLVPATRWLKAREELTVGDTRLVLQPVGAAHTPEDLVVHVPRAKALYAGDLVFRSRIPFVGQADSRNWILSLDKLLQFDAEVIVPGHGPVSTEARKDIQLTRDYLIYLRKAMGEAARDMTPFDEAYKATDWSQFEHLPLFAAANRMNAYNTYLLMEHESP, from the coding sequence ATGCAGCGTGCACTTGATCGGCGTCAATTTTTCCTGCGCAGCGCCGCGCTGGCCGGCAGCGCCGGGCTGGGCCTGGGCTGGGCCGCAGCGGCCCAAGCCGCCGAGCCGGCCATGCGCGCGCAGGAGGCCGCGCCCGGCTGCTGGTATGTGCAGGGCCTGTCCGAACTGGGCTCCAAGGACAACCAGAATTTCATCTCCAACGCCGGCTTCATCGTCACTTCCGACTCGGTCGTGGTGGTCGACGCGCTGGGCTCGCCCAAGCTGGCCGAGCGGCTTCTGGCAGAGATCGCCAAGGTCACGCCCAGGAAGGTTTCGCACGTGGTGCTGACGCACTACCACGCCGACCACATCTACGGCCTGCAGGTCTTCGAGAAGGCCGGCGCGCAAATCATTGCCCACGAAGGCGCGCGCGAATATCTGTTCTCGGACACGGCACGGCTGCGCCTGCAGGCCTCGCGCGATGAGCTGGCGCCGTGGATCGACGACAAGACGCGTCTGGTGCCAGCCACGCGCTGGCTCAAGGCGCGCGAGGAGCTGACCGTGGGCGACACCCGGCTGGTGCTGCAGCCGGTGGGTGCGGCGCACACACCCGAGGACCTGGTGGTACACGTGCCGCGCGCCAAGGCGCTGTATGCCGGTGATCTGGTGTTTCGCAGCCGCATCCCCTTCGTCGGCCAAGCCGACAGCCGCAACTGGATCCTGTCGCTGGACAAGCTGCTGCAGTTCGACGCCGAGGTCATCGTGCCCGGCCACGGACCGGTGTCCACCGAGGCGCGCAAGGACATACAGCTCACGCGCGACTATCTGATCTATCTGCGCAAGGCCATGGGCGAGGCGGCGCGCGACATGACGCCCTTCGACGAGGCCTACAAGGCCACGGACTGGAGCCAGTTCGAGCACCTGCCGCTGTTCGCCGCCGCCAACCGCATGAACGCCTACAACACCTATTTGCTGATGGAGCACGAGTCGCCATGA